A portion of the Achromobacter sp. MFA1 R4 genome contains these proteins:
- a CDS encoding YidB family protein: MSLLDTLASMAGGGQQGGSASLLPALIEQLNKYPGGLTGLIASFQKGGLGEIVASWVGTGQNLPVSPSQLGAVLEPGVVDELAAKTGQDTTSVLDSLSALLPQLVDKATPEGAVQPGQQFNPADLLGSLSGLFGNRG, encoded by the coding sequence ATGAGCCTATTGGACACTTTGGCCTCGATGGCCGGCGGCGGTCAGCAGGGCGGATCGGCCTCGCTGTTGCCTGCATTGATTGAGCAACTGAACAAATATCCCGGCGGGCTGACCGGCCTGATCGCCAGCTTCCAGAAGGGCGGGCTGGGCGAGATCGTGGCCTCCTGGGTGGGAACCGGCCAGAATCTGCCCGTCAGCCCCAGCCAGCTCGGCGCGGTGCTGGAACCCGGCGTCGTGGACGAACTGGCCGCCAAGACCGGGCAGGACACCACTTCCGTGCTGGATTCGCTGTCGGCCCTGCTGCCGCAACTGGTCGACAAGGCCACGCCGGAAGGTGCGGTGCAGCCCGGCCAGCAATTCAATCCGGCGGACCTGCTCGGCTCGCTGTCGGGCCTGTTCGGCAATCGCGGATAA
- a CDS encoding lytic murein transglycosylase: protein MTSLLIRALASAALVLPASAALAADPFAACLSQLRGPALKAGVAAATFDTHTAGLAPDMAVIDLLDAQPEFKTPIWDYMAGLVDDERVADGQAGMARWQAELERASLRYGVDPATIAAVWGVESNFGRTLGGRPLLTSLSTLSCFGRRQAYFRGEFFATLKIIQDEHIAPDRLVGSWAGAFGQTQFMPSTYLRLAVDFDGDGRRDLVDSVPDALASTANFLKRAGWNPALAWGYEVRLPAGLDTAGAGRKNKRPMSSWVKQGVTRADGQPLPGGDTPAGLLLPAGRGGPAFLVTRNFDALYSYNAAESYALAIAHLSDRLRGGGPFVQAWPTDDPGLSRAERRELQRLLIARGYDVGEPDGMVGARTRQALQAAQRELGLPADGRAGQKALKALRASTPPPKG from the coding sequence ATGACCTCCCTGTTGATCCGCGCGCTGGCCAGCGCCGCGCTGGTCCTGCCGGCGTCCGCGGCGCTGGCCGCCGACCCATTTGCCGCGTGCCTGTCGCAGTTGCGCGGGCCCGCCTTGAAGGCCGGCGTCGCGGCCGCGACCTTCGACACGCATACCGCCGGGCTCGCGCCCGACATGGCGGTGATCGACCTGCTGGACGCGCAGCCCGAATTCAAGACGCCCATCTGGGACTACATGGCGGGCCTGGTGGACGACGAGCGCGTGGCCGACGGGCAGGCCGGCATGGCGCGCTGGCAGGCCGAGCTGGAGCGCGCATCGCTGCGCTATGGCGTGGATCCGGCCACCATCGCCGCGGTGTGGGGCGTGGAAAGCAACTTCGGCCGCACCTTGGGCGGCCGGCCGCTCCTGACGTCCCTGTCCACGCTGTCGTGCTTCGGCCGGCGCCAGGCGTATTTCCGGGGCGAATTCTTCGCCACGCTCAAGATCATCCAGGACGAGCACATCGCGCCCGACCGCCTTGTCGGCTCCTGGGCGGGCGCGTTCGGCCAGACGCAGTTCATGCCGTCCACCTATCTGCGGCTGGCGGTGGACTTCGATGGCGACGGCCGCCGAGACCTGGTCGACAGCGTGCCCGACGCGCTGGCGTCCACCGCCAACTTCCTGAAGCGCGCGGGCTGGAATCCGGCGCTGGCCTGGGGCTACGAGGTCAGGCTGCCCGCCGGGCTGGACACTGCCGGCGCGGGCCGCAAGAACAAGCGTCCGATGTCGTCCTGGGTAAAACAGGGCGTGACCCGCGCCGACGGCCAGCCCTTGCCGGGCGGCGACACGCCGGCCGGCCTGCTGCTGCCCGCGGGCCGCGGCGGCCCGGCGTTCCTGGTCACGCGCAATTTCGACGCCCTGTATTCCTACAACGCCGCCGAAAGCTATGCGCTGGCCATCGCGCATCTGTCCGACCGCTTGCGCGGCGGCGGTCCGTTCGTCCAGGCCTGGCCTACGGACGACCCGGGCCTGTCGCGCGCCGAACGGCGCGAACTGCAGCGCCTGCTGATCGCCCGCGGCTATGACGTGGGCGAGCCCGATGGCATGGTCGGCGCCCGAACGCGCCAGGCCCTGCAGGCCGCGCAGCGCGAATTGGGCTTGCCGGCCGACGGGCGCGCGGGCCAGAAGGCGCTGAAGGCGCTGAGAGCATCGACGCCCCCGCCGAAAGGATGA